CGGCGTTTTAATACCGCTGTCGTAGAGTCTGGTTTTACAGCGGGGAAAGGGACGACCATTGTCTGCGAAAAAGAGAACTAATGTGTTGTCATCAATTCCCTGTGTTTTGAGTTCATCAAGAATTTTGCCGGTAAAGAAATCAATCCGACTAATTTCATCATAATACTGCGCCAGGTCGCGACGAGTCTCAGGGGAATCGATCAGGTAAGGAGGGACGACCACTTCGGAAGGTTGATGGGGTTGATATTCTTTGGATGCCTGCCAAGCCCTGTGTGCATCTACGGAGGCAAACCAACAAAAAAAAGGTTTGTCCTTCGGTCTTTTTTTGAGAATGGGAACCCAATCGGCCTCTCTGCCCGGCCCCTTTCCTTTCGAGACGTGATCAAAGGCAGTAAGTGCATAATTGCCCATGTGTTGTTTGCCGGAGATAACCGTATAATATCCAGAATCTCGCAGCAGTTGCGGAAACAAAACCTGACCTTGGGGAAGCGGTGTATGTAATTCGGGAGCGCCCGTATTATGCGGATAGCGGCCTGTGATCACACTACAACGACTGGGACTACAACTGCTGGTCGTGAGATAAGCATTATCAAACCGCAGCCCCTCTTTCGCGAGGCGATCGAGATTCGGAGTTCGAATGGTGGGATGCCCATAACAACCGAGATCATTCCAGGAAACATCATCTGCAAAAATCAAAATGATATTGGGTCTGGCTGGTGATGTTTTATCCTCTGCAAAAGCAGATTGATTTAATAGAACTAAGGAAAAAAGAAAACAAAGCCAGTTAAACGAACGCACTAGAACGCACATTGTGCACGCAACCTCAATCAAAAGAATCAAAGATATAGAATTGCCATTTTAAATTGGCAATCTCTACCGTACAAAATCAGGCAAGACTTCTCAATCTTAAGGTTACAAATTTGTTTTAGAGCTAATTAGAGAGGTGATTCATAAAGAATCATTAATAATGATTCTTCTATTCTTCATCAGGATCGAGGTCAAAATCTTCCGACTCTTCATCGAGCAGGAAATTTTCATCAGAGTCTGGTTCATCTGCTTCTTGAGCAGGCTCAAATGAAATCGTGAGATGAACTTCATGATGCATGACGGGGTTGAATTGTGTTCCGAGCGGATCAAATCGTAGATGGATATTTGCTTCTGAAGCGATTTCATCAGCGGTGCGTTCTGCTGTGTCGGCCAATTCACTCTGACCACTTTCCCGATAACAGGTCTCTAATGATTTCCAGGGTAACTGGCTATGTGGAATGGGTAACAAATCAGCAGCATATTGTAATGGTTTGATCGCTTCTGAGTAGCGGCCAACTCGTTTCAGTGATTCTCCTCGTAGAAAAGAATAGGAGGCCGTTAATGATCCCGGATCAGTGACTTTATCCAGTTCTCTGAGTGCTTGTATTGGCATTCCCAGTTCTAAATAGCCCTCAGCTGCAATCAATTTGCGAACCGTTTTTTGAGGAATTCGAGGAATCATCATTGTAACCTCCCGTTCCACCTCATTGGGTGAATCTTCTGGTTGAACGTTTGGGGAATTTACTTTAGTGAACACTCTCAAAGTAATCCCCATTTCATCTTAGAAAACGAAATTCATAGTCTTCTAGTTCAATTTTACCGCATAGGATGTGCCAAACCTGCCTTCCCTGACAAACAAAGACTATAACTTATTAAATAACAAATACTTACATAACAAATACTATCGTACAGCTAGAGTTAGACAGTGCCACTTTGACAGCCAAAATGCTATCACTTTATAGGCAGTTCTCTTCAATTCGACACCACCGGGAGCCATGTATTTAGACAAGTCATATGACAACCCGGTTCGTGTTAAACAAACTCGAATCGAATCACCTTCAGAATAGCATGAGGACTTTTCTCGTTCCTCTGTCTGAACCTATTACGTAACAATCAGGTATTATTCAGAAAGAATTTTGCGAAACGTGTCGTCAATTTCAAACTTTTCTGTTGTGTTTGAATCTGGGGAGATCTCAGGAGTCTTTTTAAGCGGCGGTTTGGGGTCCTGAGGCCAGACTGTTGAGATTCGGGATGAGTCCCCTTGTAACCAATCCTGATAGCTTGTTGCTTTTCCTGGTTTCAGGAAGAGAACCGTTTTGATCTTCGCTGGATCAAGTTCAGCTTTCGCTTCAGGAATAGTCTGTGCTTCCTCAACGGTTTTCGTTTGTGTGCCTACAGACTTGGTTTCTACTTTTGGCGCGTTTGAAGTGGGTTTTGTTTTCTGCTTTTCTTTTTCTTTAGTCGTCTCAGCTTGAATCCACTCTTCCAGTGTTTTCACTTCACGCTTTTTAGTAGTGTCACCCTTATTTGAGGAAGACTTAGGAGTTTCAATGAACCGTGCGGATTCCTGGTAATCGACTGTACTCGCATTAGAAAATTCATCTCCACCTGACAATGGAATCTCAATTTTCGAACCCGCAAACTGAGTTCCATCTTTGTAGATTGTTCCCCGTTGAAATGGTCCTGCTCCGAGAATCCAAGTGTTGCGAGCCGTGCTCTTAGCCTGGAGAACACCAGATTGCCAGACGCGCTCACGTGTTTTCTGGTTGTAGGCAAACACGCTAATCTTGGCTGCGGCACTATGGTTATTCTTCTTTGCTAACGAGATTTCAGGAATCGTTGGAATACTAGGGGCTGTGGGAACTAATGATGCAGCGGAAGAAAGCATATTACTGGCAGGAATTCCGTAGTTCACTTCATGCCCATTGGTCGCCAGGGTGCCGACACGCGCTTCGATCACATAATCAGCATCTTCTTTTTTTTCTTGGATCAAACAGTTGGCTGCGACGATCTGCTGTCGTAATGAACTGATAATATAGTCGCCATTTACAAACCCCACTCCTTTGATGTTTTTGATATACGACGTGTCAAAGAAGACTTTTTTATTTGCCAGATTGCTGAAATCGATTTGAGAAATCGTCTGATCAACGGCATCGGACGTCAATAACTGCTCGGTCGCACTATTGGTAATCATCTTGCCACACCCTTGTGAGAGGGCCAGCAGCATAATCAGCAAAAATGCAGAGATGCCGTTCTTGATGAACAAATTAAAATCAGTCATGAGTTTTGAGCGATCGTGTTTCAGCACTTACTTTGTCGACACGTCTTCCACAGATCTTTCAGAAAATCCCGATCGATCGTAGCCCGGAAGACAGTGTGAAATGGAACGTCTATACGTAGTGAACCTACTATCAAGGTCAATGCGAACATCGATAGTCTCATCCGTATTTCTGTTTGATTGTGTGGGAATGGTGGTCAGAACCAGGAAGGAACTTTGACCAGGAGGTAACTCTGCCTTGATCTATGCGATTTTACGATCAATGACACACGTTTATCAGAATGAACCCTTAATTGAGAGTGGTTAAGGTATCAAATTGACAGGCGGAGTATAGCGAACACATGACAAAACTCAAATATGACTTTGGTTTCTGCAAATATCTCTTTAATATTTGCTGTAAAATGACTTAACAACACTTAACGTCCAAAATCCAAGCAAAAAACTATCCAATTTTGAGATTTTTCACTTGGGATTTCGTGGAAAATGAAATCGATTTGGCTCCGCAAAATCGGTCATCCGGGATGAAATGTCAGACCAGTCGATAAAAGGACGACCGATTTGTTCGAGGTAAAGCGCCTCGTAGTTTTCTTCGATTTCTTCGACCGCTTCTGCTGTAAGCGAAGCGACTTCCGCCAATTCCAAATACCCCCCCAGACGAAAACATTCGCTCAATGAAAACCAGGCTTTTCGGCTTTCCATGACAGGAAACAGACGAGCCGCTTGATGTAAAGGTTCAATGGCCTCATGGTATTTTTCCTGTCGACGATAGGCTTCGCCAATCAAATAGAGACGCATAGCTTCTAGCAGACCTGCATCTTCCAGCGCGTGTAATGCTTCAAGTGCCTGAATGGGCATTCCCAATTCGAGATAACCTTCGGCGGCCATGAGTTTGTGAATTACTTTGGGAGAAACGTTTTCTAACATGATCAATTCCTTTTTTAACCGGTGGGGCAAGCAATCCATTGCCCGGCTGCAGTTGTGTTTCCGTAACTGGTCTCAATCCTCTGAGACATCATAAATTTACAGAGATTCTCAAAAGCAACCTCCGTACCAAATACGAGGCAACTGTTTCAGAATTCACCTATCTCACTGTCAATAAACGTTTTTTAACAACAATAAATTTCCTTCGTATCGAAAGTATCAGAGAAAAGTGCATTTTCTACTTCACATTCAGCTGTAATTTCTACATCGCTTCTTTTTGATCTATATTCATTCCGTCAACTCTTTCGAATATCACAAAACTTGCACTTCCTCTGCCAAACCTACATGATAGAAGAAAATTGCATATCTACTCTTCTGATTTAATACCAACCGTTTTCCAAAACTGAGGATGATCCCCATGCTGGCTCTTTCTAATCTCTCAAACCGATTCTCTATTCCAGTGATGCTGGGCGCACTCATTAGTTCTCTGCTCTTAATGAGCTACGACCTCACAGAAGCGAATGGCAATGAGCATAAGCGACCGAACATCCTGTTTATTTTTACGGATGATCATGCTTCACATGCCATGAGTTGTTATGGATCAAAAATCAACCAAACTCCCAACCTGGATCGCATCGCTCGTGAAGGGATGATCTTTAATAACTGTTTCTGCACAAACAGTATTTGTGGCCCCAGTCGAGCTGTAATTCTGACCGGAAAACATAGTCACCTGAATGGCTTTAAACAGAATGGCAATAAATTTGATGGTTCACAGCAAACGTTTCCCAAAATCCTGAGAAGAAATGGCTACCAGACAGCCATCGTAGGAAAATGGCATCTTGCCACCCAACCCACCGGTTTCGACTATTCAGAAATTCTGATTGGCCAAGGTCCCTATTATAATCCCCCCATGATCAAAAACGGGAAACGTGTCAAACACGTTGGTTACACGACGGACATCATTACTGATCTCGCACTTGACTATCTCAAAAATAGCCGAGATACGGATAAACCATTCATGCTGATGTACCAACACAAAGCACCACACCGCAATTGGCAACCGGGACCGAAGTATTTACATATGTACGATGAAGTGACCATTCCCGAACCCGATAACCTGTTCGATAACTATGAAGGGCGCGGGACCGCAGCCAAACAACAGGATATGACCATTGCAACCACAATGACCCCCTTCGATTTGAAATTAACGCCTCCCAGAAATCTCACTCCCGAACAATTAAAAGTCTGGAATGCCGCTTACGAACCCAAAAACAGAGCATTCCGCAAGGCAAAGCTCACGGGTAAAGACCTGGTCCGTTGGAAATACCAACGCTATATGAAGGATTATCTGAGGTGCATTGCCTCGGTCGATGAAAATGTGGGGCGTATGCTCGACTATCTGGAGAAGTCGGGACTTGCGAAAAATACGGTTGTGATTTACTCATCGGACCAGGGGTTTTATTTGGGAGATCATGGCTGGTTCGATAAGCGTTTCATGTACGAGGAATCTTATCGCATGCCGTTTGTGGCACGCTGGCCCGGAGTCATCAAACCAGGCAGTGTGAATAATGATCTGGTTTCCAATCTCGACTTTGCAGAAACATTTCTCGATATTGCAGGCGCAAAAATACCAAAAGATATGCAAGGGGTCAGCTTAGTACCACTCTTTAAAGGAAATGAAGTCGCGTGGCGCGAAAGCCTCTATTATCATTACTATGAATTTTATAATGATCGTCGTTCAGCCCATATGGTACGCCGCCATAACGGAGTTCGTACGAAACGCTATAAACTAATTGATTTCTACAATCTGGGGGAATGGGAACTCTATGACCTGAAAAAAGATCCCCGTGAAATGAAAAGTGTCTATCATGATCCAGAGTATGCTCAAGTTGTTACAGAACTTAAGGCAGAACTGAAACGATTACAAAAGCAGTATCAGGTTCCCGATGACAGAGGATCGGTGCAAAAAGATCCGCCGTCACTTTACATCAAACCC
The Gimesia aquarii DNA segment above includes these coding regions:
- a CDS encoding sulfatase — encoded protein: MRSFNWLCFLFSLVLLNQSAFAEDKTSPARPNIILIFADDVSWNDLGCYGHPTIRTPNLDRLAKEGLRFDNAYLTTSSCSPSRCSVITGRYPHNTGAPELHTPLPQGQVLFPQLLRDSGYYTVISGKQHMGNYALTAFDHVSKGKGPGREADWVPILKKRPKDKPFFCWFASVDAHRAWQASKEYQPHQPSEVVVPPYLIDSPETRRDLAQYYDEISRIDFFTGKILDELKTQGIDDNTLVLFFADNGRPFPRCKTRLYDSGIKTPMMVRWPAVVKPETVSKSLVSSIDIGPTVLELAGAPIDPRIQGVSFQKLLTQPDAITRDYAFAEHNWHVFKAHERMVRSGDWLYIRNAWPEQRNLCVESIDFPSGEVLWQRFKAGKLNQYQQDVFLKPRPKEELYLVTEDPYQFNNLAAKPEYADELARLRGVLNQWTEETGDTIPENPTLDRNQRPGAPKPPEFEHREMPGDAKQAHAINAPGPVRAR
- a CDS encoding DUF6655 family protein; the protein is MTDFNLFIKNGISAFLLIMLLALSQGCGKMITNSATEQLLTSDAVDQTISQIDFSNLANKKVFFDTSYIKNIKGVGFVNGDYIISSLRQQIVAANCLIQEKKEDADYVIEARVGTLATNGHEVNYGIPASNMLSSAASLVPTAPSIPTIPEISLAKKNNHSAAAKISVFAYNQKTRERVWQSGVLQAKSTARNTWILGAGPFQRGTIYKDGTQFAGSKIEIPLSGGDEFSNASTVDYQESARFIETPKSSSNKGDTTKKREVKTLEEWIQAETTKEKEKQKTKPTSNAPKVETKSVGTQTKTVEEAQTIPEAKAELDPAKIKTVLFLKPGKATSYQDWLQGDSSRISTVWPQDPKPPLKKTPEISPDSNTTEKFEIDDTFRKILSE
- a CDS encoding sulfatase, with the translated sequence MLALSNLSNRFSIPVMLGALISSLLLMSYDLTEANGNEHKRPNILFIFTDDHASHAMSCYGSKINQTPNLDRIAREGMIFNNCFCTNSICGPSRAVILTGKHSHLNGFKQNGNKFDGSQQTFPKILRRNGYQTAIVGKWHLATQPTGFDYSEILIGQGPYYNPPMIKNGKRVKHVGYTTDIITDLALDYLKNSRDTDKPFMLMYQHKAPHRNWQPGPKYLHMYDEVTIPEPDNLFDNYEGRGTAAKQQDMTIATTMTPFDLKLTPPRNLTPEQLKVWNAAYEPKNRAFRKAKLTGKDLVRWKYQRYMKDYLRCIASVDENVGRMLDYLEKSGLAKNTVVIYSSDQGFYLGDHGWFDKRFMYEESYRMPFVARWPGVIKPGSVNNDLVSNLDFAETFLDIAGAKIPKDMQGVSLVPLFKGNEVAWRESLYYHYYEFYNDRRSAHMVRRHNGVRTKRYKLIDFYNLGEWELYDLKKDPREMKSVYHDPEYAQVVTELKAELKRLQKQYQVPDDRGSVQKDPPSLYIKPNPRATGATQRKKSEPKK